In Aspergillus fumigatus Af293 chromosome 2, whole genome shotgun sequence, a genomic segment contains:
- the pptA gene encoding 4'-phosphopantetheinyl transferase family protein, with translation MGSAQNERIPSLTRWYIDTRQLTVTNPSLPLLEALQPSDQEAVKRFYHLRDRHMSLASNLLKYLFIHRSCCIPWNKISISRTPDPHRRPCFIPSPALTEATDEPIPGIEFNVSHQASLVALAGTIIPQSHGASPNPTTVFANPSPSSVPAPSVPQVGIDITCVDERHARTSSAPSTRDQLAGYVDIFAEVFSSRELDTIKNLGGRFPADAQDGEAVEYGLRLFYTYWALKEAYIKMTGEALLAPWLRELEFTDVIAPEPAPAPGQGSAENWGEPYTGVKIWLYGKRVEDVRIEVVAFETGYIFATAARGAGLGAESRPLSRDAGVAVSVDRWMHMEKIDIDRDIAPCATGVCQCTKKQP, from the coding sequence ATGGGCTCTGCACAAAACGAGAGGATACCCTCTCTTACGCGATGGTACATAGACACGCGTCAATTGACAGTGACAAATCCATCCCTCCCATTGTTGGAGGCCCTCCAACCATCGGACCAAGAGGCCGTCAAGAGGTTCTACCACCTCAGGGACAGACACATGTCCCTCGCCTCAAACCTGCTGAAATACCTCTTTATCCACCGCTCCTGCTGCATCCCCTGGAATAAGATCAGCATAAGTCGCACACCCGATCCTCACCGCCGACCATGCTTCATCCCCTCTCCCGCCCTAACGGAGGCCACCGACGAGCCCATCCCCGGCATCGAATTCAACGTCAGCCACCAAGCATCTCTCGTAGCCCTCGCAGGCACAATCATCCCACAGTCCCATGGCGCAAGCCCAAACCCCACCACGGTATTCGCCAACCCTAGCCCATCCTCAGTCCCAGCTCCCTCCGTCCCACAGGTAGGCATAGACATCACCTGCGTTGACGAGCGCCATGCACGCACAAGCTCCGCCCCATCAACCCGCGACCAACTAGCCGGATATGTCGACATCTTCGCGGAAGTCTTCTCCAGTCGCGAGCTGGACACAATCAAGAACCTGGGCGGGAGATTCCCGGCTGACGCACAGGATGGCGAAGCGGTGGAGTACGGCCTCCGCTTGTTCTACACGTACTGGGCTCTCAAGGAGGCGTATATCAAGATGACTGGTGAGGCGCTTCTTGCGCCGTGGCTGCGGGAGCTGGAGTTTACGGATGTTATTGCGCCTGAGCCTGCCCCTGCGCCGGGGCAGGGCTCGGCGGAGAATTGGGGCGAGCCGTACACTGGTGTCAAGATCTGGTTGTATGGGAAGAGAGTGGAGGATGTGCGGATTGAGGTAGTCGCGTTTGAGACGGGGTATATATTTGCGACGGCGGCGCGGGGGGCCGGATTGGGGGCCGAGAGTCGGCCATTGTCCAGGGATGCGGGCGTCGCTGTCTCGGTAGATCGCTGGATGCatatggagaagatcgaTATCGACAGGGATATTGCACCTTGTGCGACGGGTGTCTGTCAGTGTACAAAAAAACAGCCCTAG
- a CDS encoding 1-acylglycerol-3-phosphate O-acyltransferase SLC1 — protein sequence MSLLSYIASGISSFVVVTLSLFALGQKVPRAAFFARCLAAYGSLLLCACYGVIASILLRLVGYGRVSQWATARSFKWVMRYTTGVQFDIIQGAEHLSTRPAVFIGNHQSELDVLMLGHIFPPYCSVTAKKSLKHIPFLGWFMALSRTVFIDRANRETAMKAFDGAAEEMRKYRQSVFIFPEGTRSYSEKPELLPFKKGAFHLAVKAGVPIVPIVAENYSHILSPRNMRFNPGVIKLKVLPPISTEGLTAADVDRLTKTAQESMLKALLELSDQDRDEIDSDVKKATSTAVEI from the exons ATGTCGCTCCTGTCCTACATCGCCTCGGGCATCAGCTCGTTTGTCGTCGTGACGCTTTCCCTTTTCGCGCTCGGCCAAAAAGTCCCTCGCGCGGCCTTTTTCGCTCGGTGTCTGGCGGCCTATGGCTCTCTCTTGTTATGCGCATGCTATGGCGTGATTGCATccattcttcttcggctCGTAGGCTACGGCCGGGTCTCGCAATGGGCCACCGCACGCAGTTTCAAATGGGTTATGCGGTATACAACCGGCGTACAGTTCGACATTATCCAGGGCGCCGAGCACCTCTCTACCCGGCCTGCGGTCTTCATTGGCAACCATCAGTCCGAGCTCGACGTGCTCATGCTGGGCCATATCTTCCCTCCCTACTGCAGTGTCACGGCGAAGAAGTCATTGAAACATATCCCCTTCCTGGGTTGGTTCATGGCGCTGTCGCGGACGGTCTTCATTGACCGGGCCAACCGCGAGACAGCAATGAAGGCGTTTGATGgtgcggcggaggagatgcgcaAGTACAGACAGAGCGTGTTCATCTTCCCCGAAGGAACGAGGAGTTATTCTGAGAAACCTGAGCTGCTGCCCTTCAAGAAGGGCGCGTTCCATCTGGCGGTCAAGGCGGGGGTGCCGATTGTCCCTATTGTCGCGGAGAACTACTCGCATATCCTGTCGCCGCGGAATATGCGGTTTAACCCTGGCGTGATCAAGCTCAAAG TTTTACCTCCCATCAGCACGGAGGGCTTGACCGCTGCGGATGTCGACCGGTTGACCAAGACCGCCCAGGAGAGCATGCTCAAGGCTCTACTCGAACTCTCCGATCAGGATCGCGATGAGATCGACTCCGATGTCAAGAAGGCTACTTCCACTGCTGTCGAGATCTGA
- a CDS encoding anaphase promoting complex subunit bimA: MSPSISYISGQLRQLIYYHLDNNLCRNALFLAGRLHAYEPRTAEASYLLALCHLQNGQVKAAYDYSRNFGSRGTHLGCSYVFAQACLDLGKYLEGITALERSKGLWASKNHWNKHSETRRQHLPDAAAVFCLLGKLWHAHKDINKAVECYVESLKLNPFMWDAFQGLCDTGVNVRVSNIYKLNSELLAVLSSSPQADAEPISDKSAHTNGPLQAQANVNPSSDPFASTTSRSDSGTSHGSSALWEKLNGSTVSVASSGVPASIVHEGAETPSGQSSGSDEFRLANGMNGADASWDPPLAPARKNRTIQAISGEYPMDPPPKMKPTGIRPRTRTRTEPEDQISAQIDREATNAPRVGDRKRTVSGQVAHPPTSQPTEPGAPQRRSVRLFNQIKPTTSKLSASALGVKDAREVKKAKATGTKGRTTTTTMGRVVSGSRKHASEHHDADGKDGRSVPSAHTHAISKGAAQERSKEIEALTWLLELFSKLASGFFALCRYRCPESIQIFNSLSQGQRETPWVLAQIGRAYYEQAMYSEAEKYFYRVKTMAPSRLEDMEIYSTVLWHLKNDVELAYLAHELMETDRLSPQAWCAIGNSFSHQRDHDQALKCFKRATQLDPQFAYGFTLQGHEYVANEEYDKALDAYRHGISADSRHYNAWYGLGTVYDKMGKLDFAEQHFRNAASINPTNAVLICCIGLVLEKMNNPKAALVQYGRACSLAPHSVLARFRKARALMKLQELKLALSELKILKDMAPDEANVHYLLGKLYKMLHDKANAIKHFTTALNLDPKAAQYIKDAMESLDDDEEDDEDMS; this comes from the exons ATGTCGCCATCAATATCCTACATTTCAGGCCAGCTTAGGCAGCTAATATACTATCATCTCGATAACAATTTGTGCCGTAATGCGCTGTTCCTCGCCGGTCGTTTACATGCTTACGAGCCCCGAACGGCGGAAGCGTCGTATTTACTCGCTCTCTGCCATCTTCAGAACGGGCAAGTCAAAGCCGCATACGATTACAGCAGGAATTTTGGATCGAGAGGCACCCACCTCGGCTGCTCCTATGTCTTCGCGCAAGCGTGCTTGGACCTAGGAAAGTATCTGGAAGGTATCACAGCGTTAGAGCGGAGTAAAGGCCTTTGGGCTTCGAAGAACCACTGGA ATAAGCACAGTGAGACGCGAAGACAACATCTGCCGGATGCAGCCGCAGTATTCTGCCTGTTAGGTAAATTATGGCATGCGCATAAGGACATCAACAAAGCTGTGGAATGCTATGTTGAATCTCTGAAGCTGAATCCCTTCATGTGGGATGCGTTCCAAGGGTTGTGCGACACCG GAGTCAATGTCCGCGTGTCAAACATCTACAAGTTGAATTCTGAATTGCTGGCCGTATTGTCTTCATCGCCACAGGCGGATGCTGAGCCAATATCCGATAAGTCTGCACACACGAATGGGCCACTGCAAGCGCAGGCGAATGTTAATCCAAGTTCCGATCCTTTTGCCTCGACTACTTCTCGCAGTGATTCAGGTACCAGCCATGGGAGCTCTGCCTTGTGGGAAAAACTAAATGGAAGCACAGTAAGCGTGGCGTCATCGGGAGTGCCAGCATCAATCGTGCATGAAGGAGCCGAAACGCCGAGTGGTCAAAGCAGCGGATCTGATGAGTTCCGGTTAGCTAACGGAATGAACGGCGCGGATGCTTCTTGGGACCCTCCTTTAGCTCCTGCAAGGAAAAACAGAACGATCCAGGCAATAAGCGGCGAGTATCCAATGGACCCTCCTCCCAAGATGAAACCCACTGGGATCcgaccaaggacaaggaccaGGACTGAGCCGGAGGACCAAATTTCAGCCCAGATAGACCGGGAGGCAACAAATGCGCCCAGGGTCGGGGACCGCAAACGAACTGTTTCTGGTCAGGTAGCGCATCCACCGACGTCACAACCCACAGAACCAGGAGCACCCCAGCGGCGGAGTGTGCGACTCTTCAACCAGATTAAACCCACGACCAGCAAATTGTCGGCGTCCGCGCTGGGAGTCAAGGATGCTAGAGAAGTCAAGAAAGCGAAAGCCACAGGTACGAAGGGGCGTAcgacaaccaccaccatgGGACGAGTAGTGAGTGGCAGCCGAAAACATGCCAGCGaacatcatgatgcagatggTAAAGACGGACGGTCGGTACCGTCCGCCCACACTCACGCCATCTCCAAAGGCGCTGCTCAAGAAAGATCGAAAGAAATCGAGGCGTTGACCTGGCTGCTGGAGCTATTCTCGAAACTTGCTTCTGGATTCTTTGCCTTGTGTCGCTACCGATGCCCAGAGTCAATCCAGATCTTCAATTCGCTCTCTCAAGGCCAACGGGAAACACCGTGGGTTCTCGCTCAGATTGGACGAGCGTACTATGAGCAGGCTATGTATTCCGAGGCAGAAAAGTACTTCTACCGTGTGAAGACCATGGCACCCTCGCGCTTGGAAGACATGGAGATCTACTCGACTGTCCTTTGGCATCTGAAGAACGATGTTGAGTTAGCCTATTTGGCGCATGAGTTGATGGAAACAGACCGCCTGTCGCCACAGGCGTGGTGCGCCATCGGTAATTCGTTTTCCCACCAGCGAGATCATGACCAGGCCTTGAAGTGCTTTAAGCGGGCAACCCAGCTGGATCCTCAGTTTGCCTACGGGTTTACTCTTCAAGGGCACGAGTATGTTGCCAACGAAGAATACGACAAGGCGCTTGATGCATACCGTCACGGTATCAGCGCGGATAGTCGGCATTACAATGCTTGGTACGGACTGGGCACGGTTTATGACAAAATGGGCAAACTGGACTTTGCCGAACAACACTTCCGGAATGCGGCAAGCATTAACCCGACCAACGCAGTTTTGATCTGCTGCATTGGATTGGTACTGGAAAAAATGAACAACCCTAAAGCGGCTCTCGTGCAATATGGTCGCGCTTGTTCCTTGGCACCTCATTCCGTACTCGCGCGATTCCGCAAGGCCCGCGCATTGATGAAGCTCCAGGAGCTCAAATTAGCTCTGTCTGAGTTGAAGATTCTCAAAGACATGGCTCCAGACGAAGCTAACGTGCATTATCTGTTGGGTAAGCTCTACAAAATGCTTCACGACAAAGCCAATGCCATTAAGCACTTCACAACTGCTTTGAACTTGGATCCAAAG GCAGCACAATACATCAAGGATGCCATGGAATCTcttgacgatgacgaggaggatgatgaggacatGAGCTGA
- a CDS encoding SND2/TMEM208 family protein, with protein MAQKAAKTLAARNASLLLRTHIIALCLHSIFLLLHWTFNRPRSLKPYFFLACPTLAIEFYLERLGRPSYNPADGSLRSPGEDLGASGLTEYMWDVLYWTWGCMGAACLFGDRAWWLWIVIPIYSVWLAYTTFTGMKSGLAGMGGADTPVAESKRQKKMEKRGGQRMQYR; from the exons ATGGCGCAG AAAGCAGCCAAGACCCTTGCCGCCCGCAATGCCTCCCTCCTCTTACGCACGCACATAATCGCCCTCTGTCTGcattccatcttcttgctcctgCACTGGACCTTCAACCGTCCACGCTCGTTAAAGCCATACTTCTTCCTTGCATGTCCGACACTCGCCATCGAATTCTATCTTGAACGATTGGGCCGTCCAAGCTACAACCCTGCTGACGGTTCCCTAAGGTCTCCCGGGGAAGACCTCGGAGCTTCTGGTCTGACGGAGTACATGTGGGATGTCCTCTACTGGACCTGGGGCTGTATGGGGGCGGCTTGTCTATTTGGAGATCGCGCCTGGTGGCTGTGGATCGTTATTCCCATATATTCTGTTTGGTTGGCCTATACCACCTTCACCGGGATGAAGAGCGGGTTGGCCGGAATGGGTGGAGCGGACACACCCGTCGCAGAAAGTaagagacagaagaagatggagaagcgTGGAGGACAACGCATGCAGTACCGGTAA
- a CDS encoding E3 ubiquitin-protein ligase SSM4 — translation MDFSQGHHRQYAGPTNFPDLMNDSAFAMNNKGKERDFEEPDTCRICRGEGTLEEPLFYPCKCSGSIKFVHQPCLVEWLSHSQKKHCELCKTPFRFTKLYDPNMPRNLPAPLFLKQLFIHSFRTVVTWLRFILVAFVWLGWLPWSMRAIWRALFWLADGHWSGGDASQQLQARQSAGNETTSLAAGVTTSVLQTPSAVLSNTTNSSSFYAPVSSMFTFPSGDPLLLTVAKKVISALFSSAIPSGNGSSNSRPLNVTTGLYKHRHPSWLSDVKLLNSLTSSPTINNIIIDTLEGQLITLLVVLSFILVFLIREWVVQQQPMANIADGEREAAVQMIANNRPNRNDDRPRPEPGAPVHRADVLGDEGEHMAEHGIGGDDVGIHDIHFLRPTRRRSLQGGESADLPAAESVETAGFATFPENDSDSDNGANADHLARRSPTRANQGGWAGVETFRDLWSRGNGDPEQILRIIREDGREEELGWVVTAMTRLQQNDTPRFSEARSSSSTQWDDLGAPVFRSRASSVESSHGAPSGSAEISDSAPTYQTWDATEMPNSASETDSNTYHNEFAFGFPGLEPDSEINTGNNGERQLNDTTNGDEVSSNPPPVSPQDLPTVGHTNDEMAPDTQVDLPAAAPPRSLAAKAFEWFWADLIPREQDQDGPPRDDDALAEDLAAEAPFVPIRNNRRPGNDVQQNQGIGADAGIDPNDLDAVEEGDDLEGILELIGMQGPIFGLLQNGVFSALLISFTVAIGVWLPYLWGKIALVLLANPIQLIFGVPVTAVSVIADVTLDTLIGSLGYLMYAVSLVCKVLLGPLSAFVPLGDWIPQTKFITNASLSLIDASSHRLKTVVSAFFVFHESDVPVFSVLSHQALKIHQARISGLCQSIATFVKFIVQDLPLQITTNGLQGALSFGRQGIDLSSLLAQARQQLYSFAERPFFPGKGVKWLDATVKGTASTSLAIDPELAVWDTKDRIIAIIMGYVLASILGLLYLRITSLFTGATRGQRVEGLVADILHQAGGVMKVILIIGIEMIVFPLYCGTLLDLALLPLFENATIASRLEFTSSSPLTSLFVHWFIGTCYMFHFALFVSMCRKIMRSGVLYFIRDPDDPTFHPVRDVLERNITTQLRKIAFSALVYGALVIVCLGGVVWGLYYGFDGVLPVRWSATIPVLEFPADLLFYNFAMPLAIRSIKPFDGLHKLYNWWFHKCARFLRLSSFFFGERHTDEEGYHVRRTWFDLLSGKKGDTEHPIVGEPERRRADEKQLAAYFVRDGKFVRAPASDQVRIPKGKPVFLEVTDNNERVDGAPDPDEGLHGRANDMFTKVYIPPSFRTRIAAFIFLIWVFAATTGVGTTIIPLVIGRKIMLACFPDRPLNDIYAFSLGICIVGSVAYLMFYCRTFLATIQDRLRPYLRSPQQALLGFGNAALSGLRLAYIVLAFSVLLPSLFALVMELYVIVPVHTYLGGTRAHIIHFVQDWTLGVLYVQMAIKFALWHSTSRPAAALNGVFRNGWLKPNVRLATRAIVLPVTILATLAVALPLSFGFALNSTVFRDNPDIQAKVYRYAFPATLLLSFVAWLVYMIRRQVDIWRVNIRDDIYLIGERLHNFREKRARDVGVSRRVITG, via the exons ATGGATTTCTCACAGGGGCACCACCGCCAGTATGCGGGCCCCACAAATTTCCCGGACCTGATGAACGATTCTGCTTTTGCGATGAACAACAaggggaaggaaagagatTTTGAAGAACCAGATACATGTCGGATTTGTCGCGGTGAAGGAACACTGGAGGAGCCACTGTTCTACCCTTGCAAATGTAGCGGCAGCATCAAGTTTGTTCATCAGCCTTGCCTGGTAGAATGGCTGTCGCATTCTCAGAAGAAGCACTGCGAGCTTTGCAAGACGCCTTTCCGATTTACGAAGCTATACGACCCGAACATGCCTCGAAACCTCCCGGCGCCTTTGTTTTTGAAACAGCTATTCATCCATAGCTTCCGCACTGTTGTTACATGGCTACGGTTCATTCTGGTTGCTTTTGTCTGGCTCGGGTGGCTTCCATGGTCGATGAGGGCAATTTGGAGAGCACTGTTCTGGCTTGCAGATGGCCACTGGTCCGGTGGTGACGCCTCCCAACAGCTTCAAGCTCGGCAATCTGCTGGGAACGAAACTACTTCCCTTGCAGCCGGAGTGACTACCTCAGTCTTGCAGACTCCCAGTGCTGTCTTGTCAAATACGAcgaattcatcatcattttaTGCCCCAGTGTCATCCATGTTCACTTTCCCCTCTGGTGACCCGCTTCTGCTTACAGTCGCTAAGAAAGTGATATCCGCACTATTCTCTTCAGCCATCCCATCGGGGAATGGTTCATCGAACTCGCGACCGTTGAACGTGACTACGGGACTGTACAAGCACCGTCACCCCTCGTGGCTGTCGGACGTGAAGTTGCTCAACTCCTTGACCTCATCACCCACCATCAATAATATTATCATCGACACGTTAGAGGGGCAGCTTATTACGCTGCTCGTCGTCCTTTCGTTTATACTTGTCTTTCTGATCCGAGAATGGGTTGTTCAACAGCAGCCAATGGCCAATATTGCTGATGGTGAACGCGAAGCGGCAGTGCAGATGATAGCGAATAACCGTCCAAATAGGAATGACGACCGTCCACGGCCTGAGCCCGGGGCTCCTGTGCACCGTGCAGATGTGTTAGGGGACGAGGGAGAGCATATGGCAGAGCATGGCATCGGTGGTGATGACGTTGGTATACATGATATTCATTTTCTTCGGCCAACTCGCAGGCGTTCTCTTCAAGGTGGCGAAAGCGCTGATTTACCAGCTGCCGAGTCTGTGGAAACAGCTGGTTTCGCAACATTTCCAGAAAATGACAGTGATAGCGACAATGGAGCGAATGCCGACCATTTGGCGAGAAGATCGCCTACCCGAGCTAACCAGGGAGGTTGGGCTGGCGTTGAGACTTTCAGAGACCTCTGGTCCCGCGGCAATGGTGACCCGGAGCAGATTCTAAGAATCATTAGAGAAGATGGTCGGGAAGAGGAACTTGGTTGGGTTGTCACAGCCATGACAAGGCTTCAACAAAATGACACCCCTCGATTTTCTGAAGCtcgctccagctccagcacgCAATGGGATGACCTCGGGGCCCCAGTATTTCGAAGTCGGGCGTCTTCCGTAGAATCTTCTCATGGAGCTCCGTCTGGTTCCGCTGAAATCTCAGACTCAGCGCCCACATATCAGACCTGGGACGCCACCGAGATGCCCAATTCAGCTTCTGAGACGGACTCGAATACATATCATAATGAATTCGCCTTTGGCTTCCCTGGATTGGAGCCCGACTCGGAAATTAATACAGGAAATAATGGCGAGAGACAGTTGAACGACACAACCAACGGTGATGAGGTCTCCAGCAACCCACCGCCTGTGAGCCCACAAGACTTGCCGACCGTGGGGCATACAAATGATGAAATGGCACCTGACACTCAAGTCGACCTTCCTGCTGCCGCTCCTCCTAGGAGCCTTGCTGCCAAAGCTTTTGAATGGTTTTGGGCCGATCTCATACCACGTGAGCAGGATCAGGACGGCCCGCCACGGGATGACGACGCACTGGCGGAAGATCTTGCGGCAGAGGCACCATTTGTACCGATTCGTAACAACAGACGTCCTGGCAATGATGTGCAGCAAAATCAGGGCATTGGTGCGGATGCAGGAATTGATCCCAACGACCtggatgctgttgaagaaggTGACGATCTAGAAGGAATCCTCGAACTTATCGGCATGCAAGGTCCCATATTTGGCTTGCTTCAGAACGGAGTGTTCAGCGCTCTTTTGATTTCATTTACAGTGGCTATTGGGGTCTGGCTTCCCTATTTGTGGGGGAAGATCGCACTCGTCCTCCTCGCAAACCCCATTCAACTCATCTTCGGTGTACCTGTGACTGCAGTATCGGTTATTGCAGATGTCACACTCGACACTCTTATTGGCAGTCTTGGCTATCTCATGTATGCGGTCAGCCTTGTTTGCAAAGTGCTGCTTGGCCCCTTGAGCGCCTTTGTCCCGCTAGGCGACTGGATTCCCCAAACTAAGTTCATCACGAACGCATCATTGTCGCTTATCGATGCAAGCAGTCACCGGTTGAAGACTGTGGTCAGCGCGTTCTTTGTCTTCCACGAATCTGACGTTCCAGTGTTCTCTGTTCTGTCTCACCAGGCACTGAAGATCCATCAAGCGCGCATCTCTGGTCTTTGTCAGTCCATTGCTACATTTGTCAAGTTCATAGTACAAGATCTGCCCCTCCAAATTACTACAAATGGACTCCAAGGCGCTTTATCCTTTGGTCGTCAAGGCATCGACTTGAGCAGTCTTTTGGCTCAGGCTCGACAGCAGTTGTACAGCTTTGCTGAACGCCCTTTTTTCCCAGGGAAAGGCGTGAAGTGGCTCGATGCCACTGTGAAAGGGACGGCTTCCACCAGTTTGGCCATTGATCCCGAATTGGCGGTTTGGGATACCAAAGATCGTATTATTGCCATTATCATGGGTTATGTGCTCGCGTCGATTTTGGGACTCCTCTACCTTCGTATTACTAGCTTGTTCACAGGGGCAACTCGTGGACAGAGGGTCGAGGGCCTCGTCGCAGACATACTCCACCAAGCTGGTGGAGTGATGAAAGTCATTTTGATCATTGGGATTGAAATGATTGTCTTTCCACTGTACTGTGGTACCCTGCTTGACCTCGCCTTGCTACCTCTCTTTGAGAACGCTACGATAGCCTCCCGGCTTGAGTTTACCTCATCCTCCCCACTTACATCACTCTTTGTGCACTGGTTCATAGGCACTTGTTATATGTTCCATTTTGCTCTATTTGTTTCGATGTGCCGAAAAATCATGAGGAGTGGTGTTCTCT ACTTCATTCGTGACCCTGATGACCCGACTTTCCATCCCGTACGAGATGTACTTGAACGCAACATCACCACTCAATTGCGCAAGATAGCCTTCAGTGCTCTCGTATACGGGGCTCTGGTCATCGTTTGCCTCGGTGGCGTTGTCTGGGGCCTATACTATGGCTTTGATGGGGTGCTGCCTGTTCGGTGGTCTGCCACGATCCCTGTGCTCGAATTCCCTGCTGATTTGTTGTTCTACAACTTCGCTATGCCCCTTGCCATACGGTCTATCAAGCCCTTTGATGGCTTACATAAGCTTTACAACTGGTGGTTCCATAAATGCGCCCGGTTCTTACGACTCAgcagctttttctttggtGAAAGGCACaccgatgaagaaggttATCATGTGAGACGGACTTGGTTTGATCTTCTTTCAGGAAAGAAAGGCGACACTGAACACCCCATCGTCGGTGAACCTGAGCGTCGCCGCGCCGACGAAAAGCAGCTTGCTGCTTACTTCGTCCGGGACGGCAAGTTTGTACGGGCTCCGGCTTCCGATCAAGTGCGTATTCCAAAGGGCAAGCCAGTGTTCTTGGAGGTCACCGACAACAACGAGCGGGTTGATGGCGCACCGGATCCGGACGAGGGTCTACACGGTCGTGCCAACGACATGTTCACTAAGGTCTACATCCCACCCTCCTTCAGGACCAGAATTGCGGCGTTCATCTTCCTGATCTGGGTCTTTGCCGCTACTACCGGGGTAGGCACCACAATTATTCCCCTAGTAATTGGCCGAAAAATCATGTTGGCATGCTTTCCCGATCGGCCGCTAAATGATATCTACGCGTTCTCTTTGGGCATCTGCATTGTCGGAAGTGTTGCCTATCTCATGTTCTATTGCCGGACCTTCTTGGCTACGATCCAGGATCGTCTTCGTCCCTACCTTCGTTCGCCACAACAGGCTTTGCTCGGATTCGGAAATGCCGCACTCAGCGGTCTGCGACTAGCTTACATAGTGCTCGCATTCTCGGTTCTACTGCCGTCCTTGTTTGCTCTAGTCATGGAGCTTTACGTGATTGTTCCTGTGCATACGTACCTGGGTGGAACACGGGCGCACATCATCCACTTTGTGCAAGACTGGACGCTTGGGGTGCTGTATGTTCAAATGGCTATCAAGTTTGCTCTATGGCATTCTACTTCGCGACCTGCAGCGGCCCTCAACGGTGTTTTCCGGAACGGCTGGCTGAAACCGAATGTCCGTCTTGCCACCCGAGCAATAGTGCTTCCTGTCACAATCCTGGCGACACTTGCGGTGGCTCTCCCACTTTCTTTCGGGTTCGCACTGAACTCGACTGTCTTCCGTGACAACCCAGATATCCAAGCCAAGGTCTATCGCTATGCGTTCCCTGCCACTTTGCTTCTTAGCTTTGTCGCATGGCTTGTCTATATGATCCGTCGTCAGGTCGATATCTGGAGAGTCAACATCCGTGATGATATCTACCTGATTGGGGAACGCCTGCACAATTTCAGGGAGAAACGTGCAAGGGATGTGGGTGTTTCTCGACGAGTGATTACCGGGTAA